Proteins from a single region of Planctomycetaceae bacterium:
- a CDS encoding NADH-quinone oxidoreductase subunit C, with the protein MSRQLLAIYNGHSADINAVPQLLINDFRDVIINKTNEGLRIASLFGMPQNNDIVKLIVVLADDRQGVLYLASTEVKENYQSLTPDCPQAHWFEREIAEQYGVLPLGHPWLKPIRFHNSYGKPDVWKRSHNGVKPGITDFFRVEGSEIHEVAVGPVHAGIIEPGHFRFQCNGENVLHLEISLGYQHRGIEQQMKGTPNNRLFQYMQTAAGDTTIGHSLTYCNILEALSGCSVPVRAQVLRGIAMEFERLANHTGDLGALAGDVGYLPTSSFCGRIRGDFLNMSAVLCGNRFSRNFLRAGGTAFDIETRHIEDLQKRLAAAFKDVENAADCLFTTPSVLSRFDDTGVLSKETAQALGIVGPAARACGLDYDSRYNFASGIYQFQQVPVATWHTGDVFARAYVRWLEIQHSVAFIQNQLNTLPSGAIAVEPKNISSNKIAVAMTEGWRGEICHTAITDSAGQLAHYKIVDPSFHNWMGLAVVLRNQQISDFPLCNKSFNLSYCGHDL; encoded by the coding sequence ATGAGCCGACAACTGCTTGCAATTTATAACGGTCATTCAGCGGATATAAATGCTGTGCCGCAGTTATTGATTAATGATTTCAGAGATGTGATTATTAATAAGACAAACGAAGGCCTGCGAATCGCTTCGCTTTTCGGCATGCCGCAAAATAATGATATTGTGAAATTGATCGTTGTGCTTGCCGACGACCGGCAGGGTGTTTTGTATCTGGCTTCGACCGAAGTTAAGGAAAATTATCAGTCGCTTACGCCCGATTGTCCGCAGGCTCACTGGTTCGAGCGTGAGATTGCCGAGCAGTACGGCGTTTTGCCGCTTGGCCATCCGTGGCTAAAACCGATTCGCTTCCATAATTCTTACGGCAAACCCGATGTGTGGAAGCGTTCCCATAATGGCGTTAAGCCCGGCATAACGGATTTTTTCCGTGTCGAAGGCAGCGAGATTCACGAAGTCGCAGTCGGCCCCGTTCACGCCGGAATTATCGAGCCGGGTCATTTCCGTTTTCAGTGCAACGGCGAAAACGTCCTGCATCTGGAAATATCGCTCGGCTATCAGCACCGCGGAATCGAACAGCAGATGAAAGGCACGCCGAATAATCGCCTGTTCCAATATATGCAAACCGCCGCAGGTGATACGACAATCGGACACAGCCTGACATATTGCAATATTCTCGAAGCGTTAAGCGGCTGTTCTGTTCCCGTAAGGGCACAGGTGCTTCGCGGCATCGCGATGGAATTTGAACGACTGGCCAATCATACCGGCGACCTTGGCGCACTTGCCGGCGATGTCGGTTATCTGCCGACCTCGTCTTTTTGCGGACGCATCCGCGGCGATTTTCTTAATATGTCCGCTGTGCTTTGCGGCAATCGTTTCAGCCGTAATTTCCTCCGCGCAGGCGGAACGGCGTTTGATATTGAGACTCGACACATTGAAGATTTGCAAAAGCGTTTGGCCGCTGCCTTTAAAGACGTTGAAAACGCCGCTGATTGTCTTTTTACAACTCCTTCGGTGTTGAGCAGATTTGACGACACAGGCGTTTTGTCGAAAGAAACAGCACAGGCATTGGGTATTGTCGGCCCCGCAGCACGTGCGTGCGGCCTTGATTATGACAGCAGATATAATTTCGCAAGCGGAATTTATCAGTTCCAGCAGGTTCCTGTCGCGACCTGGCACACAGGCGATGTCTTCGCGCGTGCGTATGTCCGATGGCTTGAGATTCAGCATTCGGTAGCGTTTATTCAAAATCAGCTTAATACGTTGCCAAGCGGCGCAATTGCGGTTGAGCCAAAAAATATTTCGTCGAATAAGATTGCTGTTGCGATGACCGAAGGCTGGCGCGGCGAAATATGTCATACCGCGATTACTGATTCAGCAGGCCAACTGGCTCATTATAAAATTGTTGACCCATCGTTTCATAACTGGATGGGATTGGCGGTTGTGTTGAGAAATCAGCAGATTTCAGATTTTCCGTTGTGCAATAAAAGTTTCAATCTTTCTTACTGCGGACACGACCTATGA